A genomic segment from Gracilimonas sediminicola encodes:
- a CDS encoding SAM hydrolase/SAM-dependent halogenase family protein — protein MSQIITLTSDFGLQDHYVGAMKAVILGIAPNARLIDISHDIPPQDIMAGAWVVRNAAFLFPPGTVHLVVVDPGVGTPRHPIALKVGDQYFVGPDNGIFSLFFDEFEYEAVKINNKDYWRQEGLSKTFHGRDVFAPVTAHLSNGVSFDEIGEPIEELVTYHWAVPIADKDGLQGWVVHIDRFGNLITNISEQLFEEHIKKKDVKIYVGNTMLKKIVSTFGDVEEGEPAAFIGSSGMLEIGINKGNAGQMLSVDKGAQISIVLQK, from the coding sequence ATGAGTCAAATAATTACCCTCACATCTGATTTTGGTCTGCAAGACCATTATGTGGGCGCTATGAAGGCGGTCATCCTTGGAATTGCTCCCAATGCTCGCCTCATCGACATCTCTCATGACATCCCCCCGCAGGATATAATGGCCGGAGCATGGGTGGTACGCAATGCAGCTTTTCTTTTCCCGCCCGGCACAGTTCACCTTGTTGTTGTAGATCCCGGTGTAGGCACTCCCCGCCATCCCATCGCATTAAAAGTAGGTGATCAATATTTTGTGGGACCCGATAACGGCATCTTTTCTCTTTTCTTTGATGAATTTGAATACGAAGCCGTAAAGATTAACAACAAAGATTATTGGCGGCAGGAAGGCTTATCCAAAACCTTTCATGGACGGGATGTTTTTGCCCCGGTTACTGCTCACCTCAGCAACGGCGTTTCCTTTGACGAAATAGGAGAGCCGATCGAAGAGCTGGTTACTTATCATTGGGCCGTTCCCATCGCTGATAAGGATGGCCTTCAGGGCTGGGTTGTTCACATTGACCGTTTTGGCAACCTGATTACCAATATCTCTGAGCAACTTTTTGAAGAACACATTAAAAAGAAAGACGTCAAAATTTATGTGGGTAATACCATGCTCAAAAAGATCGTCTCTACCTTTGGGGATGTGGAAGAAGGAGAGCCTGCAGCATTTATAGGCAGTTCGGGGATGCTCGAAATTGGTATCAACAAAGGAAATGCCGGACAGATGTTAAGTGTTGACAAAGGTGCGCAAATCTCAATCGTGCTGCAGAAGTAG
- the dnaN gene encoding DNA polymerase III subunit beta: MKFSVSSNELNKGLSAVIGAVPSKATLPILETILFESEDGKLKLTATDLEISIIEYIDADIEEDGAVAIPARRLLETLRQLPNIPVFFDVDDRKNINFRTDKGTYKLVGDDADEFPEVPNLDEGTSINTTTELMNNAIHKTLFAVSSDDLRPAMMGVYFQIGTDESKFVATDGHRLVKYTNKEITADNDVNFIVPDKALSLIQKTIDGDECDLTVTEDHARFKSGGTIVITRLINEQYPNYDSVIPRDNDKFLTISKEQMLSTVKRVAIFSSTTTRQIRLQLGSDKLTIRAEDLDMSSEAKETIECEYSNEEMEIGFNAKYLGDVLSNIDDEEVTFEFSSPNRAGIVKPSEENENEDILMLVMPVMLNSYA, encoded by the coding sequence ATGAAATTTTCTGTATCGAGCAACGAACTCAATAAAGGGCTTTCGGCCGTGATTGGAGCCGTGCCTTCAAAAGCTACGCTTCCTATTTTGGAAACCATCCTTTTTGAAAGCGAAGATGGAAAACTCAAACTCACCGCTACCGATCTCGAGATTTCAATCATCGAGTACATCGATGCAGATATAGAAGAAGACGGAGCGGTTGCCATACCGGCACGCAGGTTGCTCGAAACCTTACGTCAGCTGCCCAACATCCCGGTTTTCTTTGATGTGGACGACCGCAAAAACATCAACTTCCGCACCGATAAAGGTACCTATAAGCTGGTAGGTGATGATGCTGATGAGTTCCCGGAAGTGCCCAACCTTGATGAGGGAACCAGCATCAATACTACAACGGAGCTGATGAATAATGCCATTCATAAAACATTATTTGCCGTTTCCAGTGACGACCTTCGCCCGGCCATGATGGGTGTATATTTCCAGATTGGAACCGATGAAAGCAAATTTGTAGCTACCGACGGGCACCGTCTGGTTAAATACACCAACAAAGAGATTACAGCCGACAATGACGTGAATTTCATTGTTCCTGATAAAGCGTTGAGCCTCATACAGAAAACCATTGACGGTGATGAGTGCGACCTGACCGTAACCGAAGATCATGCGCGATTTAAAAGTGGCGGCACCATCGTTATTACCCGACTGATTAATGAGCAGTATCCGAATTATGATTCCGTTATCCCGCGCGATAACGACAAGTTCCTGACCATCAGTAAAGAGCAGATGCTTTCTACCGTAAAACGGGTGGCCATCTTCTCGAGCACTACTACCCGACAGATCCGGTTACAGCTGGGCTCCGACAAACTCACCATTCGCGCCGAAGACCTTGATATGAGCAGCGAGGCGAAAGAAACCATCGAATGCGAGTATTCCAACGAGGAGATGGAAATCGGCTTTAATGCAAAATACCTGGGTGATGTACTCAGCAACATCGATGATGAAGAAGTAACTTTTGAATTTTCTTCACCTAATCGCGCCGGTATTGTGAAGCCTTCGGAAGAGAATGAAAACGAAGATATTCTAATGCTGGTTATGCCGGTGATGCTCAACAGCTATGCCTGA
- a CDS encoding PorV/PorQ family protein: MNRSFPALLLFVMIPVLTFSQATQAKYGNDFLTTGSGARALGMGSAHAALTGDVTSAYWNVAGLAEVETPQIMYMHSERFSGIVGYDYGAAALPLKSNNGVVSISFFRQGVDNIANTLNAWDRERDQPKQDVESYITRFSTADMALLFSYATQKSEKLSYGASAKIIRQKLGPFAEAWGYSLDIGVKYQADFASFGVTVHDITTMQKMWDVNESAFGDYEAQFDSLGASLPTGQNEFVLPSVKLGVAKLFPIGGDFLVSAAADVDLLFENRQAYYINLGRMSVEPHLGSEISYKDVIALRAGVTDFITDPVSGFSVSPTLGLGLKLSSFVLDYGFTSFAGASSDLGFTHRISLRFDI; this comes from the coding sequence ATGAACCGATCCTTCCCCGCGCTTTTACTTTTTGTGATGATTCCTGTCCTCACCTTTTCTCAAGCTACACAGGCGAAGTATGGAAATGATTTCCTTACAACAGGAAGCGGAGCCCGTGCGCTTGGAATGGGGAGTGCTCATGCAGCCCTAACCGGCGATGTGACTTCGGCTTACTGGAATGTGGCGGGACTTGCAGAGGTTGAAACCCCACAAATCATGTATATGCATTCCGAGCGATTTAGCGGCATTGTGGGCTATGACTATGGAGCAGCCGCTCTTCCCCTGAAGTCAAACAACGGGGTGGTTTCAATCAGTTTTTTCCGTCAGGGAGTTGATAACATTGCCAACACGTTGAATGCCTGGGACCGTGAACGGGATCAGCCCAAGCAGGATGTGGAATCTTATATTACCAGGTTCAGCACGGCCGATATGGCACTTCTTTTTTCGTATGCTACACAGAAAAGTGAGAAGTTGTCTTATGGTGCTTCTGCTAAAATCATTCGCCAGAAACTGGGGCCTTTTGCTGAAGCATGGGGATATAGCCTGGACATTGGTGTAAAGTACCAGGCCGATTTCGCCAGTTTTGGGGTCACGGTTCATGACATTACCACCATGCAGAAGATGTGGGATGTAAACGAGTCAGCCTTTGGTGATTACGAAGCTCAATTCGACAGTCTGGGAGCCTCGCTTCCAACCGGACAAAACGAGTTTGTGCTTCCGTCTGTGAAATTGGGTGTAGCAAAATTATTCCCGATTGGAGGCGACTTTTTGGTTTCAGCAGCTGCAGATGTGGACCTGCTTTTTGAAAACCGGCAGGCTTATTACATCAACCTGGGCAGAATGAGTGTTGAACCACATTTAGGTAGTGAAATTTCATATAAAGATGTGATTGCCTTACGTGCGGGCGTTACCGATTTCATTACTGATCCGGTTTCAGGTTTTTCCGTTTCTCCTACTCTCGGACTTGGCCTTAAGCTTTCCTCCTTTGTGCTTGACTACGGCTTTACCAGTTTCGCCGGCGCTTCCAGTGATTTAGGCTTCACCCATCGCATTTCTCTCCGCTTTGATATTTAA
- the miaA gene encoding tRNA (adenosine(37)-N6)-dimethylallyltransferase MiaA has product MRIILLGPTAAGKTELSLQLAEKLNTSIISADSRQCFKHINIGTAKPSPEELDRTQHYNISLLGLDEEDSAMDFQKRAEQWEKEILQKSEHVIYAGGSTLHLQSLIQPFNEMPESNEENIEELESRIEREGLESLYGMLKEVDPEYAKKMDGMNRQRIIRALDVWMKTGKPFSSFHSNDEIYPDEDTLVFGLKWPRQKLYDRINQRVDQMIEQGLVDEVKSILASGHSKELQSLNTVGYKEIIKYLEGEWTLEKAVEKIKTSTRRYAKRQITWFKRWEFIEWLDAEELSVDEMKERIVLKVAQG; this is encoded by the coding sequence TTGCGAATCATACTTTTAGGTCCAACAGCGGCCGGAAAAACCGAACTTTCTCTACAACTTGCTGAGAAGCTTAACACATCTATTATCTCGGCAGATTCCCGCCAATGCTTTAAGCATATAAATATTGGAACCGCAAAGCCTTCACCGGAAGAATTAGATAGGACTCAGCATTATAACATCTCCCTGCTGGGCTTGGATGAAGAAGACTCGGCCATGGACTTTCAAAAGCGGGCTGAGCAATGGGAAAAAGAAATTCTGCAGAAATCGGAGCACGTGATTTATGCCGGAGGTAGTACCCTCCACCTCCAAAGCCTGATCCAACCTTTCAACGAGATGCCGGAATCGAATGAGGAAAATATAGAGGAGCTGGAAAGCCGGATAGAGAGGGAAGGACTTGAATCACTTTATGGGATGCTAAAGGAAGTGGATCCTGAATACGCTAAAAAAATGGACGGAATGAACCGGCAACGCATTATCCGTGCGCTGGATGTGTGGATGAAAACCGGTAAGCCTTTCAGCAGTTTTCATAGCAACGATGAAATTTATCCCGATGAAGACACCTTGGTTTTTGGTTTGAAGTGGCCCCGGCAAAAACTCTACGATCGCATCAATCAACGGGTTGATCAAATGATAGAGCAAGGCCTGGTGGACGAAGTAAAATCAATTTTGGCATCGGGACATTCAAAGGAGCTACAATCGCTGAATACGGTGGGTTATAAAGAGATCATCAAGTATTTGGAGGGAGAGTGGACACTGGAAAAAGCAGTGGAGAAAATTAAAACAAGCACCCGACGATACGCAAAACGACAGATTACCTGGTTTAAGCGGTGGGAATTTATTGAATGGCTGGATGCGGAGGAGCTTTCTGTGGATGAGATGAAAGAAAGAATTGTGTTGAAAGTTGCACAGGGCTAA
- the purS gene encoding phosphoribosylformylglycinamidine synthase subunit PurS encodes MYKAKVNVTLRPSILDPKGKAAHHALQNLGLNEVQQVRIGKFIELDVDAKDESAAKEIVESACAQLLANEVMEDFEITIES; translated from the coding sequence ATGTACAAAGCGAAAGTAAATGTAACGCTCCGTCCATCTATTTTGGACCCTAAAGGTAAAGCCGCTCATCATGCTCTGCAGAATCTTGGTTTAAATGAAGTTCAGCAAGTTCGTATTGGAAAATTTATTGAGCTTGATGTGGATGCAAAGGATGAATCTGCGGCTAAAGAAATTGTAGAGTCAGCCTGTGCGCAGCTGCTGGCTAATGAAGTAATGGAAGATTTCGAAATTACTATCGAATCCTGA
- a CDS encoding ATP-dependent Clp protease adaptor ClpS produces the protein MFLLAQHIDELVLSGTEVEETTETKEKEEVKDAVDTPWRLILYDDDIHTFDEVISQLMKATGCSLSEAEDKTWKVHNEGKALVHEGEFEECLRIDGVLKEIQLVTEIKG, from the coding sequence ATGTTTCTGCTTGCTCAACATATCGATGAACTCGTGTTGTCTGGGACCGAAGTAGAAGAAACCACAGAAACCAAAGAGAAAGAAGAAGTCAAAGATGCGGTGGATACGCCCTGGCGACTGATTCTATATGATGATGATATTCACACCTTTGATGAGGTCATTTCCCAGCTGATGAAAGCGACCGGATGCAGTTTATCAGAAGCAGAAGATAAGACATGGAAAGTCCACAACGAAGGTAAAGCGCTGGTGCATGAAGGCGAATTTGAAGAGTGCCTTCGCATTGATGGCGTGTTAAAAGAAATTCAACTTGTTACCGAAATAAAAGGATAA
- the purQ gene encoding phosphoribosylformylglycinamidine synthase subunit PurQ has product MATFGVVVFPGSNCDHDAYHAMKHVMGCEVKFLWHKDTDLSGIDFLIIPGGFSYGDYLRSGAIARFSPIMQEVVKFAEKGGPVMGICNGFQILLEAGLIPGAMMHNQKLKFVCKNVFIRCETTDSLFTNSLKKGGVFDIPVSHGEGNYFIDQSGLKSLQDNDQVLFRYCDANGELTEGANFNGSIDHIAGICNEGRNVLGMMPHPERAMEKLLGSEDGKPIFESILNSLSVA; this is encoded by the coding sequence ATGGCCACATTTGGCGTAGTAGTATTCCCCGGCTCTAATTGCGATCATGATGCCTATCATGCCATGAAGCACGTAATGGGTTGTGAGGTGAAATTCTTATGGCACAAAGATACCGACCTCTCAGGGATCGATTTTTTAATTATCCCCGGCGGATTTTCTTATGGCGATTACCTCCGCTCCGGAGCTATTGCCCGCTTCTCTCCCATTATGCAGGAAGTGGTGAAATTTGCTGAAAAAGGCGGACCGGTAATGGGCATCTGTAACGGCTTTCAGATTTTGCTTGAAGCCGGACTGATTCCGGGAGCCATGATGCACAACCAAAAGCTGAAATTTGTGTGCAAAAATGTATTTATTCGATGCGAAACTACTGATTCCCTGTTTACAAACTCGCTGAAAAAAGGTGGCGTTTTTGATATTCCCGTTTCTCATGGAGAAGGTAATTATTTTATTGATCAGTCGGGGTTGAAGTCGCTGCAGGATAACGATCAGGTTTTATTCAGGTATTGCGATGCGAACGGAGAGCTCACCGAAGGCGCCAACTTTAATGGCTCAATCGATCATATAGCCGGAATTTGTAATGAAGGGCGGAATGTGCTGGGGATGATGCCTCACCCTGAACGAGCCATGGAAAAGCTCCTGGGTTCTGAAGATGGAAAACCTATTTTTGAGTCTATTCTTAATTCTCTTTCCGTAGCTTAA
- the lptB gene encoding LPS export ABC transporter ATP-binding protein codes for MSTETQPELKLHSEGLVKRYRKRTVVDDVSINVRQGEVVGLLGPNGAGKTTTFYMMVGLVRPNAGKIFLNEKDLTGEPMYKRARMGIGYLAQEASVFRNLTVRENLESVLQFLSIPKKEIDLKVDKLIEEFGLHKVVDSKGYSLSGGERRRTEIARALVTDPKFILLDEPFAGVDPIAVEDIQQIVSGLRHQNIGILITDHNVHETLAITDRAYLMFEGKILMEGSADKLAEDEKAKQLYLGKQFKLDRYTSE; via the coding sequence ATGAGCACAGAAACCCAACCGGAATTAAAACTGCACAGCGAGGGCCTGGTAAAGCGCTATCGCAAGCGAACGGTTGTGGATGATGTGTCGATTAATGTACGGCAGGGTGAAGTTGTAGGGCTGCTGGGTCCAAACGGTGCCGGAAAGACCACCACTTTTTATATGATGGTTGGCTTGGTGCGCCCCAATGCCGGAAAGATATTTTTGAATGAAAAAGACCTGACGGGCGAACCCATGTATAAAAGAGCCCGCATGGGAATCGGCTACCTTGCTCAGGAAGCCAGTGTATTCAGAAACCTGACCGTTCGTGAAAATCTCGAATCGGTGCTCCAGTTCTTATCTATCCCCAAAAAAGAAATTGACCTTAAAGTTGATAAGCTTATTGAAGAATTCGGGCTTCACAAAGTTGTTGACAGCAAAGGGTATAGCTTGTCGGGCGGAGAAAGGCGGCGGACTGAAATAGCCCGCGCTTTGGTTACAGATCCGAAGTTTATTTTATTGGATGAACCGTTCGCCGGAGTCGATCCGATTGCCGTAGAAGATATTCAGCAAATTGTATCGGGTCTCCGCCATCAAAACATTGGTATTCTAATTACCGACCATAACGTACATGAGACGCTGGCTATTACCGACCGCGCCTACCTTATGTTTGAAGGAAAGATATTAATGGAAGGCTCCGCTGATAAGCTGGCCGAAGATGAAAAAGCCAAACAGCTGTACCTTGGAAAACAATTTAAATTAGATCGTTACACCTCAGAATAA
- a CDS encoding rhodanese-like domain-containing protein: MKEVTVQELKEKRESNEDFFLLDVREDVEYLVSNLDGEHIPLGQLENRMKEIEDKKSEEVIVMCRSGGRSSKAVSYLENNGFEKVANLKGGMKAWASEIDPSVPVA, from the coding sequence ATGAAAGAAGTAACCGTACAAGAACTGAAAGAGAAAAGAGAATCAAACGAGGACTTCTTCCTTCTCGACGTCCGCGAAGATGTAGAATACTTGGTTTCAAACCTGGATGGAGAGCACATTCCCTTGGGACAGCTCGAAAACCGGATGAAAGAGATTGAAGATAAAAAGAGCGAAGAAGTGATCGTGATGTGCCGCAGTGGAGGGAGAAGTTCCAAAGCCGTTTCTTATCTTGAAAATAACGGCTTTGAGAAGGTGGCGAATCTTAAAGGCGGAATGAAAGCCTGGGCTTCTGAGATTGACCCATCGGTTCCGGTGGCGTAG